One window of Mesorhizobium loti R88b genomic DNA carries:
- a CDS encoding ROK family transcriptional regulator, with product MDDISPIRAKSGTNQEGTSAHNRRVMIEALRLNGALSRADLARATQLTKQAVSNIIEDLESDGLVVALDTVRKGRGQPSTPYRLVPEGAFAIGLHIDRHLTRAVAVDLMGSVLARAEANLPFDEPSKGVEIILALIAGVRRDLAGISAQSEKRLVGLGVAMPGPFGLKDSDDKWMMPAWQKFPLLETLAKGTGLNVGLQNDAAACATAERIVGAAHGVDHAVCLYVGYGIGAGLILNGELYSGGHGNAGEIGMALLVPAGPGSTPLEHRASLASLYQHLDLNPADSDIYQQMNALVLAENPGMMAWIDGAAHDLRWSVHLIETIFDPQTVILTSGAPETLARRLVEAMHPLLPSIADRPGRTLPRLQLGTTDPWSIALGAAAAPISRAFDPLFSAILKTSSGSV from the coding sequence GTGGACGACATCAGCCCGATCCGCGCCAAAAGCGGCACCAATCAGGAAGGCACGAGCGCGCACAACCGCCGGGTCATGATCGAGGCGCTGCGCCTCAACGGCGCCCTGTCGCGCGCCGATCTGGCGCGGGCCACGCAGCTCACCAAGCAGGCCGTGTCCAACATCATCGAGGATCTCGAAAGCGACGGCCTGGTCGTTGCGCTCGATACGGTGCGCAAGGGCAGGGGGCAGCCGTCGACCCCCTACCGGCTGGTGCCCGAAGGTGCCTTCGCCATCGGCCTGCATATCGACCGCCACCTGACGCGCGCGGTCGCCGTCGACCTGATGGGCAGCGTGCTTGCGCGGGCCGAGGCGAACCTGCCTTTCGATGAGCCGTCGAAGGGCGTCGAGATCATCCTCGCGCTGATCGCTGGTGTCCGCCGCGACCTGGCCGGCATTTCGGCCCAGTCGGAAAAACGGCTGGTCGGTCTCGGCGTCGCCATGCCCGGCCCATTCGGTCTGAAGGATTCCGACGACAAATGGATGATGCCGGCCTGGCAGAAATTTCCGCTGCTGGAGACGCTGGCCAAAGGAACGGGACTGAATGTCGGCCTGCAGAACGATGCCGCCGCCTGCGCAACAGCGGAGCGTATCGTCGGCGCGGCGCATGGCGTCGATCACGCGGTCTGCCTCTATGTCGGCTATGGCATCGGCGCCGGTCTGATCCTCAATGGCGAGCTCTACAGCGGCGGCCATGGCAATGCCGGTGAAATCGGCATGGCGCTGCTGGTACCGGCCGGTCCTGGCTCGACACCGCTCGAGCATCGCGCGTCGCTGGCTTCGCTCTACCAGCATCTCGATCTCAATCCGGCAGACAGCGATATCTACCAGCAGATGAACGCCCTCGTGCTGGCCGAGAACCCCGGGATGATGGCCTGGATCGACGGGGCAGCCCATGATCTGCGCTGGAGCGTGCATCTCATCGAAACGATCTTCGATCCGCAGACCGTCATCCTGACCAGCGGTGCGCCGGAGACGCTGGCGCGCCGGCTGGTCGAGGCGATGCATCCGCTGCTGCCGTCGATCGCCGACCGGCCGGGACGAACCCTGCCGCGCCTGCAGCTCGGCACCACCGACCCCTGGTCGATCGCGCTTGGCGCTGCGGCGGCGCCGATCAGCCGTGCCTTCGATCCGCTGTTCTCGGCGATCCTGAAGACAAGCTCCGGCTCGGTGTAG
- a CDS encoding patatin-like phospholipase family protein yields MLERNRNKEAAATIEEISAQYDRIALVFQGGGALGAYQAGVYQALADAGCEPSWLSGVSIGAINASIIAGNEPSRRLQRLEQFWQTISGRKIWSYTPEGDIYRDIRNRTSSWMTMTMGQPGFFKPRNPNPWFEPQGAEGATSFYDTAELKDTLESLIDFDVLNDGKKRLSVGAVNVRTGNFVYFDTEKVRIGPEHIMASGALPPAFPSVRIEGEYYWDGGIVSNTPLQYLLDQEEDRSSLVFQVDLFSARGVLPRSMPDVLSRHKDIMYSSRTRQNTDNFKRIHGLKMRLLDALKRVPKDQLTPAEEALIADYSDAGIVNIVHLIYQHKGYEGHAKDYEFSGTSMREHWETGLEDTQRTLRHRKWLTMPTNVDGVAIHDLHREDPT; encoded by the coding sequence GTGCTTGAACGCAATCGTAACAAGGAAGCCGCGGCCACGATCGAGGAGATCTCGGCGCAGTATGACCGCATCGCTTTGGTGTTCCAGGGTGGCGGCGCGCTCGGCGCCTATCAGGCGGGCGTCTACCAGGCACTGGCCGACGCCGGCTGCGAGCCGAGCTGGCTGTCCGGCGTGTCGATCGGCGCCATCAATGCCTCGATCATCGCCGGCAATGAGCCGAGCCGCCGCCTGCAGCGACTCGAACAATTCTGGCAGACCATCTCGGGCCGCAAGATCTGGTCCTACACGCCTGAAGGCGACATCTACCGCGACATTCGCAACCGCACCTCATCCTGGATGACGATGACCATGGGCCAGCCCGGCTTCTTCAAGCCGCGCAACCCCAATCCTTGGTTCGAGCCGCAGGGCGCCGAGGGTGCGACCAGCTTCTACGACACAGCTGAGTTGAAGGACACGCTGGAGAGCCTGATCGATTTCGATGTGCTCAACGACGGCAAGAAGCGGCTGAGCGTCGGCGCGGTCAACGTCCGCACCGGCAACTTCGTCTATTTCGATACCGAGAAGGTGCGCATCGGACCGGAGCACATCATGGCCAGCGGCGCGCTGCCGCCGGCCTTCCCGTCGGTCCGCATTGAAGGCGAGTACTATTGGGACGGCGGCATCGTTTCCAACACCCCGCTGCAATACCTGCTCGACCAGGAGGAAGACCGTTCGTCGCTGGTGTTCCAGGTCGACCTGTTCAGCGCCCGCGGTGTGCTGCCGCGCAGCATGCCGGACGTGCTGTCGCGCCACAAGGACATCATGTATTCCAGCCGCACCCGCCAGAACACCGACAATTTCAAACGCATCCATGGCCTGAAGATGCGCCTGCTCGATGCGTTGAAACGTGTGCCCAAGGACCAGCTGACGCCCGCCGAAGAAGCTTTGATCGCGGACTATTCCGACGCCGGCATCGTCAACATCGTCCACCTCATCTACCAGCACAAAGGCTACGAGGGTCACGCCAAGGACTATGAATTCTCCGGCACCTCGATGCGTGAGCATTGGGAGACCGGCCTGGAAGATACGCAGCGCACCTTGCGCCACCGCAAGTGGCTGACGATGCCGACCAATGTCGATGGCGTTGCCATCCACGATCTGCATCGTGAGGATCCGACTTAA
- a CDS encoding inorganic phosphate transporter encodes MVDIVSSEAGIPRPEHPLDSSASAKWFLPAFGVLVLVGVVYVGYALSRDLAVAKAVPWILLGIALLIALGFEFVNGFHDTANAVATVIYTRSLPAEFAVMWSGAFNFLGVLTSSGAVAFGILSLLPVELILQVGSSSGFAMVFALLVAAILWNLGTWFLGLPASSSHTMVGSIIGVGLANQFMAPAGSATSGVDWSQATNVGVTLLVSPIIGFFAAAILLYVMKLLVRNPALYEAPKGNAPPPWWIRALLIFTCTGVSFAHGSNDGQKGMGLIMLILIGVVPTAYALNRTPDINYLEAYKSASVGVETALGKYVKPGVTIADAKAAKAAVQDAVRTRSWNDQTTVALQTYIHNTTAELVPYASVDNVPTDLVSNARNDIYLIGEALKLIDKKQLLPMQADDLKAVTDYHKAVDNATKFIPIWVKVAVALALGLGTMVGWKRIVVTVGEKIGKSHLTYGQGAAAELVAMVTIGMADRLGLPVSTTHVLSSGVAGTMAANGSGLQWATVRNLLLAWVLTLPCSITLAFVLFIIFRQVF; translated from the coding sequence ATGGTGGACATAGTTTCTAGTGAGGCGGGGATTCCGAGACCGGAGCATCCGCTGGATAGTTCGGCCAGCGCGAAGTGGTTCCTGCCGGCCTTTGGTGTGCTCGTGCTGGTCGGCGTCGTCTATGTCGGCTACGCGCTGAGCCGGGATCTGGCGGTGGCCAAGGCCGTGCCGTGGATCCTGCTCGGCATCGCCTTGCTGATCGCGCTCGGCTTCGAATTCGTCAACGGTTTCCACGACACCGCCAATGCGGTGGCGACGGTTATCTACACGCGCTCCCTGCCGGCCGAGTTCGCGGTCATGTGGTCCGGTGCCTTCAACTTCCTCGGGGTTCTCACCTCGAGCGGTGCGGTGGCCTTCGGCATCCTGTCGCTGCTGCCGGTCGAACTGATCCTGCAGGTAGGCTCCTCCTCCGGCTTCGCCATGGTGTTCGCGTTGCTGGTCGCGGCAATCCTATGGAACCTCGGCACCTGGTTCCTCGGCCTGCCGGCCTCAAGCTCGCACACCATGGTCGGCTCGATCATCGGCGTCGGCCTCGCCAACCAGTTCATGGCCCCTGCCGGCAGCGCCACCAGCGGCGTCGACTGGTCGCAGGCGACCAATGTTGGCGTGACCTTGCTGGTGTCGCCGATCATCGGCTTCTTCGCGGCGGCAATCCTGCTCTATGTGATGAAGCTGCTGGTCCGCAATCCGGCGCTCTACGAGGCACCGAAGGGCAATGCCCCGCCGCCCTGGTGGATCCGCGCGCTGCTGATCTTCACCTGCACCGGCGTCAGCTTCGCGCATGGCTCCAACGACGGACAGAAAGGCATGGGCCTGATCATGCTGATCCTGATCGGTGTCGTGCCGACGGCCTATGCGCTGAACCGTACGCCCGACATCAACTATCTCGAAGCTTACAAGTCGGCTTCCGTCGGCGTCGAGACCGCGTTGGGCAAATACGTCAAGCCCGGTGTCACCATTGCCGATGCCAAGGCCGCAAAGGCGGCCGTCCAGGATGCCGTGCGCACCCGGAGCTGGAACGACCAGACGACTGTTGCGCTGCAGACCTACATCCACAACACGACTGCTGAGCTGGTGCCCTATGCATCGGTCGACAACGTGCCGACCGATCTGGTCAGCAACGCCCGCAATGACATCTATCTGATCGGCGAGGCGCTCAAGCTGATCGACAAGAAGCAGTTGCTGCCGATGCAGGCCGACGATCTCAAGGCGGTCACCGACTATCACAAGGCCGTCGACAACGCGACGAAGTTCATTCCGATCTGGGTGAAGGTCGCGGTTGCGCTGGCGCTAGGCCTTGGCACCATGGTCGGCTGGAAACGCATCGTCGTGACCGTCGGCGAGAAGATCGGCAAGAGCCACCTGACTTATGGCCAGGGCGCCGCCGCCGAACTCGTCGCGATGGTCACCATCGGCATGGCCGACCGGCTCGGTCTGCCGGTGTCGACTACCCATGTGTTGTCATCGGGTGTCGCCGGAACGATGGCCGCGAACGGCTCGGGCCTGCAATGGGCGACGGTGCGCAACCTGCTGCTGGCCTGGGTGCTGACCCTGCCGTGCTCGATCACGCTTGCCTTCGTGCTGTTCATCATCTTCCGCCAGGTGTTCTGA
- a CDS encoding acetoacetate decarboxylase, with amino-acid sequence MEIAEVVKRAYAMPLTNPSFPPGPYRFFDREYIIITYRTTREALEAVVPAPLEIDEPLVKYEFIRMPDSTGFGDYTETGQVIPVKYKGQHGGYVHSMYLDDDAPIAGGRELWGFPKKLANPKIVHEGEVIVGTLHYGSVLCATGTMGYKHREADHDSVLAALAAPNFLIKIIPHVDGTPRICELVRYYLTDITLKEAWTAPAALDLRPHVMADVAKLPVLDIVSAVHFKADLTLGLGEVMHDYLSDHSRFATSTTQPEKIRA; translated from the coding sequence ATGGAAATCGCCGAAGTCGTGAAGCGCGCCTATGCGATGCCGCTGACCAATCCGTCCTTCCCGCCCGGCCCCTACCGTTTCTTCGACCGCGAATACATCATCATCACCTACCGCACGACACGCGAGGCGCTCGAAGCTGTGGTGCCGGCGCCGCTGGAAATCGACGAGCCGCTGGTCAAATACGAATTCATCCGCATGCCGGACTCGACAGGCTTCGGCGACTACACCGAGACCGGCCAGGTCATCCCGGTGAAGTACAAGGGCCAGCATGGCGGCTATGTCCATTCGATGTATCTCGACGACGACGCACCGATTGCCGGCGGCCGCGAATTGTGGGGCTTTCCCAAGAAGCTGGCCAATCCAAAGATCGTCCATGAAGGCGAGGTGATCGTCGGCACTCTGCACTATGGCAGCGTTCTCTGCGCCACCGGCACGATGGGCTACAAGCACCGGGAGGCCGATCATGATTCCGTGCTCGCGGCGCTCGCCGCTCCCAATTTCCTCATCAAGATCATCCCGCATGTGGACGGCACGCCGCGTATCTGCGAGCTGGTGCGCTACTACCTCACCGACATCACGCTGAAGGAAGCCTGGACGGCGCCGGCGGCACTCGATCTCAGGCCCCACGTCATGGCCGACGTGGCGAAACTGCCGGTGCTCGACATCGTCTCCGCCGTCCACTTCAAGGCCGATCTGACGCTTGGGTTGGGCGAGGTCATGCACGACTATCTTAGTGATCACAGCCGGTTCGCAACCAGCACAACCCAGCCGGAGAAAATTCGTGCTTGA
- a CDS encoding ABC transporter permease — protein MNRFSFVLRRPIQLIPVLLGISVITFLLLQMTPGDPVRLMLGPKASQEAIEFVRARYGLDQPVPVQYFYYVMNCLRGDFGQSIAFRGPVSGVIVARIAPTVFLILYGLVISLLLTFALAVTAARQRGRWIDHLIRLLCVAGVGVPSYFVGLLLIMGFCLRLKIFPVSGYGPTFANNLWHLFLPALTIGIGVTPILARNLRATFIQQMDKDYAVACRSRGLPESYIFSRHVFWNSLLPTVNLLGVVVAFLIGGTVVVENVFNIPGLGNLLIRGVLTHDQFVVQAVALLLAVGVVISNFAVDILTAILDPRVKL, from the coding sequence ATGAATCGATTCTCCTTCGTGCTCAGGCGGCCGATACAGTTGATCCCCGTGCTGCTGGGTATCAGCGTGATCACCTTCCTGCTGCTGCAAATGACGCCCGGCGATCCGGTTCGCCTCATGCTTGGCCCCAAGGCCAGCCAAGAAGCGATTGAATTCGTGCGGGCACGATACGGTCTCGATCAGCCCGTCCCGGTGCAGTATTTCTATTATGTGATGAATTGCCTGCGTGGCGATTTCGGTCAGTCGATCGCCTTTCGTGGCCCGGTCAGCGGCGTCATCGTGGCGCGGATCGCGCCAACGGTTTTCCTGATCCTCTATGGGCTCGTCATCTCGCTGCTGTTGACATTCGCACTCGCTGTCACCGCTGCCCGGCAACGCGGGCGGTGGATCGACCATCTCATCCGTCTCCTCTGCGTTGCGGGCGTCGGTGTGCCGTCCTACTTTGTCGGCCTGCTGCTGATCATGGGCTTCTGCCTGCGGCTGAAGATCTTCCCCGTATCGGGATACGGACCGACCTTTGCCAACAATCTGTGGCATCTGTTCCTGCCGGCCCTGACGATCGGCATCGGAGTGACGCCGATCCTCGCGCGCAATCTGCGCGCGACCTTCATTCAGCAGATGGACAAGGATTATGCGGTCGCCTGCCGTTCCAGGGGCCTGCCGGAGAGCTACATCTTTTCCCGGCATGTGTTCTGGAATTCGCTATTGCCGACAGTCAATCTGCTGGGCGTCGTGGTCGCCTTCCTGATCGGCGGCACGGTCGTCGTCGAAAATGTTTTCAACATTCCAGGGCTCGGCAACCTGCTCATCCGCGGCGTGCTCACGCACGACCAGTTCGTTGTCCAGGCAGTGGCCCTGCTGCTCGCCGTCGGTGTCGTCATCTCCAATTTTGCCGTCGACATCCTGACCGCTATTCTCGATCCACGGGTGAAATTGTGA
- a CDS encoding ABC transporter permease — translation MARIRTLPATLVLGGAITLTWVILAILAPMLTSFDPIKVDVMQALKPPGAEHWFGTDAIGRDVLARTLFAARYDLAMAFFGVVGPIILGTIIGLIAGYLGGRIDAVLMRILEVTVSFPYFVLVIAIVAVLGPGLKSYFISLTLVNWVSYARLVRSQALVLRGADFVLAARGMGFGHSRIMLFHILPNAIVPSIVFVMTDAVLAIVLGSSLGFLGLGVQPPTPEWGAMIADGQTYLTSAWWIAICPGIAICLLALGLSLTADGLARLLNTES, via the coding sequence ATGGCGCGAATTCGGACCCTGCCGGCAACCCTGGTCCTTGGCGGCGCCATCACCCTGACCTGGGTCATCCTGGCCATACTGGCACCGATGCTGACCAGTTTCGACCCGATCAAGGTCGATGTGATGCAGGCACTGAAACCACCCGGCGCCGAGCATTGGTTTGGCACCGACGCCATCGGCCGCGATGTCCTGGCGCGGACACTGTTTGCCGCGCGCTACGATCTCGCAATGGCCTTCTTCGGGGTGGTCGGGCCGATCATCCTGGGAACGATCATCGGCCTCATCGCCGGCTATCTGGGCGGCAGGATCGACGCGGTGCTGATGCGCATCCTCGAGGTCACAGTATCATTTCCCTATTTTGTCCTGGTCATCGCCATCGTTGCCGTGCTGGGGCCAGGCCTCAAGAGCTACTTCATCTCGCTCACCCTGGTGAACTGGGTCAGCTATGCACGACTGGTACGGAGCCAGGCGCTGGTGCTGCGCGGCGCCGATTTCGTGCTGGCGGCGCGCGGCATGGGTTTTGGCCATTCGCGCATCATGCTGTTCCACATCCTGCCAAATGCCATCGTCCCATCGATCGTCTTCGTCATGACCGATGCGGTGTTGGCCATCGTGCTTGGATCGTCATTGGGCTTTCTCGGCCTCGGCGTACAACCCCCGACACCCGAATGGGGCGCCATGATCGCGGACGGCCAGACCTACCTGACATCAGCCTGGTGGATTGCGATCTGCCCCGGCATCGCCATCTGCCTCTTGGCGTTGGGCCTCTCACTGACCGCTGACGGTCTTGCCCGCCTCTTGAACACGGAATCCTGA
- a CDS encoding extracellular solute-binding protein, producing MLKTITKTLVGAVFAGGLLVPHAFAETTLNALFMAQAAYSEADVRAMTDAFTKANPDVKVNLEFVPYEGLHDKTVLAQGSGGGYDVVLFDVIWPAEYATNKVLVDVTPKITDDMKKGVLPGAWTTVQYDGKYYGMPWILDTKYLFYNKDILEKAGIKTPPKTWEELGAQAKIIQDKGLLKTPIAWSWSQAEAAICDYTTLVSAYGGDFLKDGKPDFQNGGGLSALKYMVDSYKSGLTNPNSKEFLEEDVRKVFENGDAAFALNWTYMYNMANDPKDSKVVGKVGVVPAPGVTGISDVSAVNGSMGLGVTAVSKHPDEAWKYITFMTSQATQNQYAKLSLPIWASSYDDPAVTKGQEELIAAAKLGLAAMYPRPTTPKYQELSTALQQAIQESLLGQSSPEDALNTAAKNSGL from the coding sequence ATGCTTAAGACAATCACCAAGACACTGGTCGGCGCGGTCTTCGCAGGAGGACTGCTCGTCCCCCACGCCTTCGCCGAAACGACACTGAACGCGCTATTCATGGCGCAGGCCGCTTATAGCGAGGCGGACGTGCGCGCCATGACGGATGCCTTCACCAAGGCCAACCCGGACGTCAAGGTCAATCTCGAATTCGTCCCCTATGAAGGCCTGCACGACAAGACCGTGCTCGCGCAAGGCTCGGGCGGCGGCTACGACGTCGTGCTGTTCGACGTTATCTGGCCGGCCGAATACGCCACCAACAAGGTGCTGGTCGATGTCACGCCGAAGATCACCGACGACATGAAGAAGGGCGTGCTGCCTGGCGCCTGGACCACGGTCCAGTATGACGGCAAATATTACGGCATGCCCTGGATCCTCGACACCAAATACCTGTTCTACAACAAGGATATCCTGGAAAAGGCCGGCATCAAGACGCCGCCGAAGACCTGGGAAGAGCTCGGCGCACAGGCCAAGATCATCCAGGACAAGGGCCTCTTGAAGACGCCGATCGCCTGGAGCTGGTCGCAGGCCGAAGCCGCGATCTGCGACTACACCACGCTGGTCAGCGCCTATGGCGGCGACTTCCTCAAGGACGGCAAGCCCGATTTCCAGAATGGCGGCGGCCTCTCGGCGCTGAAATACATGGTCGACAGCTACAAGTCCGGCCTCACCAACCCGAATTCCAAGGAGTTCCTGGAAGAGGACGTGCGCAAGGTCTTTGAAAACGGCGACGCCGCCTTCGCGCTGAACTGGACCTACATGTACAACATGGCCAACGATCCGAAGGACTCGAAGGTCGTGGGCAAGGTCGGCGTCGTGCCGGCACCGGGCGTCACCGGCATCAGCGACGTGTCGGCCGTCAACGGCTCGATGGGCCTCGGCGTCACCGCCGTCTCCAAGCATCCGGACGAGGCCTGGAAGTACATCACCTTCATGACCTCGCAGGCGACGCAGAACCAGTATGCCAAGCTGTCGCTGCCGATCTGGGCTTCGTCCTATGACGACCCGGCGGTCACCAAGGGCCAGGAAGAGCTGATCGCCGCCGCCAAGCTTGGCCTTGCCGCCATGTATCCGCGTCCGACCACGCCGAAATACCAGGAGCTGTCGACCGCGCTGCAGCAGGCGATCCAGGAATCGCTGCTTGGCCAGTCTTCACCCGAGGATGCCTTGAACACGGCCGCCAAGAACAGCGGCCTCTGA
- a CDS encoding dipeptide ABC transporter ATP-binding protein has product MSDLVSVENVTIDFATNFGDVHALRGVSFSLREGEVLGIVGESGSGKTVACRAILNLIAGNALVKSGRIMFGNSDVLAMTDVELGQLRGGQAAMIFQNPSTHLDPIMTVGRQVGEAMVVHQGISWRQANARAIGLLEDMHIKDAARRAGAYPHELSGGMRQRVMIAAALACEPKLLIADEPTTALDVTVQAQILDLLRGIRRERKLSIILVSHDLGVIAEMCDRVVVMKDGAVLEIGSVDQILREPAHEYTKRLIASQPSLMTPTTHACPVAAEPHLLVKNLCVNFYPGQSLAAWAARKPPQIVRAVDNVSLALRRGGALGIVGESGSGKSTIARALAGLVQPQQGEIEVDGQALDRALARRRPEQVRKLQMVFQDPFMSLNPAFTVAQTLAEPLRQQSICPQAEIPARIRDLMEKVELPRQLLDRRTTQLSGGQRQRVGIARALALEPEILIADEVTSALDVTIQAQVLDLFARLRRELSLTLILISHDLGVVRYLCEHVAVMQHGKLVEYGNTEDVLDRPQQAYTRELIAAIPKLSRPAAIATTEPGAALLCRPAAIHR; this is encoded by the coding sequence ATGAGCGACCTCGTCAGCGTCGAGAACGTCACCATCGACTTTGCCACCAATTTTGGCGACGTCCATGCCCTGCGCGGCGTCAGTTTTTCACTCAGGGAAGGCGAGGTCCTTGGCATCGTCGGTGAATCCGGCTCGGGCAAGACGGTGGCCTGCAGGGCCATCCTCAACCTGATTGCCGGCAACGCACTCGTAAAGTCGGGCCGGATCATGTTCGGGAACAGCGATGTCCTCGCCATGACGGATGTCGAACTGGGGCAGCTGCGTGGCGGGCAAGCGGCGATGATCTTCCAGAATCCGTCAACGCATCTTGATCCGATCATGACGGTTGGGCGCCAGGTTGGCGAGGCGATGGTGGTCCATCAGGGCATATCTTGGCGGCAGGCAAACGCGCGCGCGATCGGGCTGTTGGAAGACATGCATATCAAGGACGCGGCCAGGCGGGCGGGCGCCTATCCACATGAGCTGTCGGGTGGCATGCGCCAGCGGGTGATGATCGCGGCGGCCCTTGCCTGCGAACCGAAACTGCTGATTGCCGACGAGCCGACGACGGCGCTTGATGTCACGGTGCAAGCTCAGATACTCGACCTGCTCCGCGGCATCCGGCGCGAACGCAAGCTGTCGATCATCCTGGTCTCTCACGACCTTGGCGTGATCGCGGAAATGTGCGACCGCGTCGTCGTCATGAAGGACGGTGCCGTGCTGGAGATCGGATCGGTCGATCAGATCCTGCGCGAACCCGCCCATGAATACACGAAGCGCCTGATTGCCTCCCAACCCTCGCTGATGACGCCAACCACGCACGCCTGTCCCGTGGCGGCGGAACCGCATCTCCTGGTGAAGAACCTGTGCGTGAACTTCTATCCGGGGCAGAGCCTTGCGGCCTGGGCGGCGCGCAAGCCGCCGCAGATCGTGCGCGCGGTCGACAATGTTTCGTTGGCGCTGCGTCGCGGCGGGGCGCTGGGGATTGTCGGCGAGTCCGGGTCCGGCAAGAGCACCATCGCCCGGGCCCTTGCCGGCCTGGTGCAGCCGCAACAAGGGGAGATCGAGGTGGACGGCCAAGCGCTCGATCGCGCGCTCGCAAGGCGCCGGCCCGAGCAGGTCCGCAAACTGCAGATGGTGTTCCAGGACCCGTTCATGTCTCTCAATCCAGCCTTTACGGTTGCGCAGACTCTGGCCGAACCGCTGCGGCAACAGAGTATCTGCCCGCAGGCGGAAATTCCGGCACGCATCCGCGACCTCATGGAAAAAGTGGAATTGCCGCGTCAGCTGTTGGACCGCCGCACCACGCAACTTTCCGGCGGCCAGCGGCAACGCGTCGGCATCGCCAGAGCCCTGGCGCTGGAACCAGAGATCTTGATCGCCGATGAAGTCACCTCGGCTCTGGACGTCACCATCCAGGCCCAGGTGCTCGACCTCTTTGCGCGGCTGCGCCGCGAATTGTCGCTGACGCTGATCCTGATTTCCCACGATCTGGGCGTGGTGCGTTATCTCTGCGAACACGTTGCGGTCATGCAGCACGGCAAGCTGGTTGAGTATGGCAACACGGAAGACGTTCTTGACCGGCCGCAGCAGGCCTATACCCGTGAGTTGATCGCCGCCATCCCGAAGCTGTCGCGTCCGGCTGCAATCGCGACAACAGAGCCAGGGGCCGCCTTACTGTGCCGTCCAGCCGCCATCCATCGGTAA
- a CDS encoding 3-hydroxybutyrate dehydrogenase, whose translation MGSLSSKNALVTGSTSGIGLAIARAFAAEGANVTINGLGDPAAIEQERSGIEKDFGVKCRYSDANMMDGAAVSAMVHDAEAAFGSLDILVNNAGIQHVAPIEDFPDDKWEAIIRINLLAAFYAIKAVVPGMKSRKWGRIINTASAHALVASPFKSAYVSAKHGIAGLTKTVALETAQDGITVNAIAPGYVWTPLVEKQIPDTMKARGMTEEQVKHDVLLAAQPTKEFVTVEELAALTLFLCSDSARQITGTTLPMDGGWTAQ comes from the coding sequence ATGGGTTCCCTGTCTTCGAAGAATGCCCTCGTCACCGGCTCGACCAGCGGTATCGGCCTGGCCATCGCCCGCGCCTTTGCCGCCGAAGGGGCCAATGTCACCATCAACGGCCTTGGCGATCCTGCCGCCATCGAGCAGGAGCGCTCGGGTATCGAGAAGGATTTCGGCGTCAAGTGCCGTTACTCCGACGCCAACATGATGGACGGCGCGGCGGTGAGCGCCATGGTCCATGACGCCGAGGCGGCGTTCGGCAGCCTCGACATCCTGGTCAACAATGCCGGCATCCAGCATGTCGCGCCGATCGAGGACTTCCCTGACGACAAGTGGGAAGCCATCATCCGCATCAATCTCCTGGCGGCCTTCTATGCCATCAAGGCGGTGGTGCCCGGCATGAAAAGCCGCAAATGGGGTCGCATCATCAACACGGCTTCCGCGCATGCGCTGGTCGCCTCGCCGTTCAAGTCGGCCTATGTCTCGGCCAAGCACGGCATTGCCGGCCTGACCAAGACAGTGGCACTGGAAACCGCGCAGGACGGCATCACCGTCAACGCGATCGCGCCGGGCTATGTCTGGACGCCGCTGGTCGAAAAGCAGATCCCCGACACGATGAAGGCGCGCGGCATGACCGAGGAACAGGTCAAGCACGACGTGCTCTTGGCTGCACAGCCGACGAAGGAATTCGTCACTGTCGAGGAACTTGCCGCGCTGACGCTGTTCCTGTGCTCGGATTCGGCCAGGCAGATCACCGGCACGACCTTACCGATGGATGGCGGCTGGACGGCACAGTAA